Proteins from a genomic interval of Polaribacter sejongensis:
- a CDS encoding outer membrane beta-barrel protein: MFLLKILFKIGAPFMFLFCFSVNSYTQSSGIKGVITDETNTPLEMVSVALISPKDASFLSYTTTDLKGTFFLKDIPKDTVILQLNLLGFKTFSKKMIYKKQLIDLKTIVLKEDVGLLDEVVITAVVPIQIKKDTVSFNADSFKVNFDDNIDGLLNKLPGIEMEEGKIIAQGTTVTKIFVDGKEFFGGDPSIFLKNISADAIAKIEIIDKNSDEAELTGINDGNKEVVINFTLKKSKKNRGFGKVAAGLGLDNRYFSNLNYNQFNSKSQLSVIGKFNNINVTGSNIQGFLENADGIADDSSDDSEDDFINPQKSLSGFLKTVVTGINYGKELRKKESFNVDYFYNLSENNGVSDTKRVFFSNTNNFNYSSKNKYLNISDNHNLNFNYENKANKTSSLRIKGKFFSDKINSDLIREGLFFDTMDELVTTNTNTSSNSNLKKYGNLNVDFYRKLPKKGRSYSTSFKAVINNYTKNNNQNTFIETNLNKTNPSTTNFEILRDEDLSSADILVKVKYTEPLGGNHYFNTEASSEILTGTENTNQNRKTIKTTTIEDAIEYYYKYSENSFKTKFSHSYNKSDLNISTGLELQTLHRSFGEVDEIQFIREKFYLNPSLFFQYKPKRGQKFRFTYRKYIKAPRANQANPFYNDINPYAINTGNPDLKNEKTNSISATANVYDFNSSFNFNGKIQYSNSTDAIIRNVTIDDEYIRTISYQNSGEKIRFNALLNITKKINSLGVRLSLKNKFSNNAANSIVNYELNNVVSKDYLTSLILQNNSKRKVDLKAGATYVVNNTSFSIENNLDRKFTTQKYFGMVDFDFSKRLNVNTQFDYLVYTDNKFLIQQEIPIWNAAISYALTPKNNIIKLVLIDLLDKNIDVYRRSTLNYFEETNLQSLGRYVVLSYTFKINSGKKKINKSLKT, from the coding sequence ATGTTTTTACTCAAAATTTTATTTAAAATAGGAGCACCTTTTATGTTCCTATTTTGTTTTTCAGTAAATAGTTACACACAATCTTCAGGAATAAAAGGTGTTATTACTGATGAAACCAATACTCCTTTAGAAATGGTTTCTGTAGCATTAATAAGCCCTAAAGATGCTTCTTTTTTAAGTTATACAACTACAGATTTAAAAGGAACTTTCTTTTTAAAAGACATACCAAAAGATACCGTTATTCTTCAATTAAATTTATTGGGTTTTAAAACATTTTCTAAAAAAATGATTTACAAAAAACAGTTGATAGATTTAAAAACAATTGTTTTAAAAGAAGATGTTGGACTTTTAGATGAGGTTGTTATTACCGCGGTTGTGCCTATTCAAATTAAAAAAGATACGGTTAGTTTTAATGCAGATTCTTTTAAAGTTAATTTTGATGACAATATTGATGGTTTATTAAATAAGCTTCCAGGTATTGAAATGGAAGAAGGCAAAATTATTGCGCAAGGAACTACGGTTACTAAGATTTTTGTTGATGGAAAAGAATTTTTTGGAGGAGATCCATCCATCTTTTTAAAAAATATTTCTGCGGATGCAATTGCCAAAATTGAGATAATCGACAAAAATAGTGATGAAGCAGAGTTAACAGGTATTAATGATGGTAATAAAGAAGTTGTTATTAATTTTACATTAAAAAAGTCGAAAAAAAATAGAGGTTTTGGTAAGGTTGCAGCGGGTTTAGGTTTAGATAACCGATATTTTAGCAATCTAAATTACAATCAATTTAATTCTAAATCGCAATTGTCTGTAATTGGTAAGTTTAATAATATTAATGTTACGGGTTCTAATATTCAAGGGTTTTTAGAAAATGCAGATGGTATTGCAGATGATTCTAGTGATGATTCTGAAGACGATTTTATAAATCCTCAAAAAAGTTTAAGTGGCTTTTTAAAAACGGTAGTTACAGGTATTAATTACGGAAAAGAACTTCGAAAAAAGGAATCTTTTAACGTAGATTATTTTTATAACCTTTCTGAAAATAATGGTGTTTCAGATACAAAAAGAGTGTTCTTTTCTAATACCAATAACTTTAACTATAGTTCTAAAAACAAGTATTTGAATATTTCAGATAATCATAATTTGAACTTTAATTATGAGAATAAAGCAAATAAAACAAGTAGTTTACGTATTAAAGGAAAGTTTTTTTCAGACAAGATAAATTCTGATTTAATTAGAGAAGGTTTATTTTTTGACACAATGGATGAGTTGGTGACAACAAATACCAATACATCATCAAACTCAAATCTTAAAAAATATGGAAATCTAAATGTAGATTTTTACCGTAAATTACCCAAAAAGGGAAGAAGTTACAGCACAAGTTTTAAAGCTGTAATTAACAATTATACTAAAAACAATAATCAGAATACATTTATTGAAACAAACCTTAATAAAACGAATCCGTCTACCACTAATTTTGAAATTTTAAGAGATGAAGATTTGAGTTCTGCAGATATTTTAGTGAAAGTAAAATATACAGAACCTTTAGGAGGAAATCATTATTTTAATACAGAAGCATCTTCAGAAATTTTAACAGGAACAGAAAATACCAATCAAAATAGAAAAACAATAAAAACCACTACAATAGAAGACGCTATAGAATATTATTACAAATATTCTGAAAATAGTTTTAAAACAAAATTTTCTCATAGCTATAATAAATCTGATTTAAATATATCTACAGGTTTAGAGCTACAAACATTACATCGAAGTTTTGGAGAAGTTGATGAAATTCAATTTATCAGAGAAAAATTTTATCTAAACCCATCTTTATTTTTTCAATACAAACCCAAAAGAGGTCAGAAATTTAGATTTACATATCGAAAATATATAAAAGCACCGAGAGCAAATCAAGCAAATCCGTTTTATAATGATATAAATCCGTATGCAATTAATACAGGAAACCCAGATTTAAAAAACGAAAAAACAAACTCCATATCTGCCACAGCAAATGTGTATGATTTTAATTCGTCATTTAATTTTAATGGTAAAATTCAGTATTCAAATTCTACGGATGCAATTATTAGAAATGTAACTATAGATGATGAATATATTAGAACAATTAGTTATCAAAATAGTGGTGAAAAGATTCGTTTTAATGCCTTGTTAAACATTACTAAAAAAATAAATAGTTTAGGAGTAAGGTTGAGTCTTAAAAATAAATTTTCTAATAATGCTGCAAATTCAATTGTGAATTATGAATTAAATAATGTGGTTTCTAAAGATTATTTAACAAGTTTAATCCTTCAAAATAATAGTAAAAGAAAAGTAGATTTAAAAGCAGGTGCAACGTACGTTGTTAATAATACTAGTTTTTCTATAGAGAATAATTTAGATAGAAAATTTACCACCCAAAAATATTTTGGTATGGTAGATTTCGATTTTTCTAAAAGATTAAACGTAAACACACAATTCGATTATTTGGTGTATACAGATAATAAGTTTTTAATACAACAAGAAATACCTATTTGGAATGCTGCAATATCATACGCTTTAACACCTAAAAACAATATTATTAAATTGGTTTTAATAGATCTTTTAGATAAAAATATAGATGTTTATAGAAGAAGTACTTTAAATTATTTTGAAGAAACCAATTTGCAAAGCCTAGGACGTTACGTGGTGTTAAGTTATACTTTTAAGATAAATAGTGGTAAAAAGAAGATAAATAAGAGTCTAAAAACCTAG
- a CDS encoding sulfatase-like hydrolase/transferase, translating into MKLLKYVTVLLVCLCVFTSCNNLEKKEDTANFKESYKGKKPNIIFLLTDDLGYGELGSFGQKEIRTPFLDSLASVGKRFTDFYAGTSVCSPSRAVLMTGLHTGHVNIRGNKGDVNGKWDRVALKKSEKTIGEMLQNTGYQTAMIGKWHLGVPEDTSTWAKGRGFDYAVQEQWGKDVNGREIDERVHWVNNNQDSIFYNYNKHKCLDEFRTNFALDYLDKKSNEKPFFLYMSYRTPHAHELFLSETDLYADRIEEWPEIERRHAARITMLDAQVKRLFNKLKASGELENTLIVFSSDNGPTGENHHDYKFFNSSGDLKGYKRDVYEGGVRVPMFAYWKNKIAEGTTTNHPATFYDIMPTFAEVAETTSPNKTDGISILPELLDQGNQQKHDFLYFEIQVGRSVKGFRQATRFGNWKAVRMGDNYHTELYDLSVDLYEKNDVSKQHPELVEKANEILKRESVKNLHFPYSGGVFK; encoded by the coding sequence ATGAAGTTATTAAAATATGTAACCGTTTTGCTGGTATGCTTATGTGTATTTACAAGTTGTAATAATTTAGAAAAAAAAGAGGATACGGCCAATTTTAAAGAAAGTTATAAAGGAAAGAAACCGAATATTATTTTTCTTTTAACAGATGATTTGGGGTATGGAGAGTTAGGTTCTTTCGGACAAAAAGAAATTAGAACCCCTTTTTTAGATTCTTTGGCTTCTGTAGGAAAACGTTTTACAGATTTTTATGCGGGTACTTCTGTTTGTTCTCCCTCTAGAGCTGTTTTAATGACTGGTTTGCATACAGGACACGTAAATATTCGAGGAAATAAAGGAGATGTAAATGGAAAGTGGGATCGAGTTGCTTTAAAGAAATCAGAAAAAACAATCGGAGAAATGTTGCAAAATACAGGGTATCAAACAGCAATGATTGGTAAGTGGCATTTAGGTGTGCCAGAAGATACTTCTACCTGGGCAAAAGGACGTGGTTTTGATTATGCCGTGCAAGAACAATGGGGAAAAGATGTTAATGGAAGAGAGATTGATGAACGCGTACATTGGGTAAACAACAATCAAGATTCTATTTTTTACAATTATAATAAACACAAATGTTTAGATGAGTTTAGAACAAATTTTGCGTTAGATTATTTAGATAAAAAATCGAATGAGAAACCTTTTTTCTTATACATGTCTTATAGAACACCGCATGCACATGAGTTGTTTTTAAGTGAAACAGATTTGTATGCAGATAGAATAGAAGAGTGGCCAGAAATAGAAAGAAGACATGCAGCTAGAATTACAATGTTAGATGCACAAGTTAAAAGATTGTTCAATAAATTAAAAGCAAGTGGTGAATTAGAAAATACCTTAATTGTTTTTTCTAGTGATAATGGTCCAACAGGTGAAAATCATCATGATTATAAATTCTTTAATAGTTCTGGAGATTTAAAAGGATATAAAAGAGATGTGTATGAAGGCGGAGTAAGAGTGCCAATGTTTGCTTATTGGAAAAATAAAATAGCAGAAGGAACAACAACAAATCATCCAGCAACTTTTTATGATATCATGCCAACATTTGCAGAAGTTGCAGAAACAACATCACCTAATAAAACAGACGGAATTTCTATTTTACCAGAATTATTAGATCAAGGAAATCAACAAAAACATGATTTTCTGTATTTTGAAATTCAAGTAGGAAGAAGTGTAAAAGGGTTTAGACAAGCTACACGTTTTGGAAATTGGAAAGCAGTAAGAATGGGCGATAATTACCACACAGAATTATATGATTTATCCGTAGATTTATATGAAAAGAATGATGTTTCTAAACAACACCCAGAATTGGTGGAAAAAGCAAATGAAATTCTAAAAAGAGAAAGTGTAAAAAATCTACATTTCCCATATTCTGGAGGAGTATTTAAATAA
- a CDS encoding sulfatase family protein has product MKSIKLITLTTCIILTISACKKNTEKVAQVEVKKERPNIIWIMAEDMSTDLETYGMPNVKTPHLNKMANQGIRFDNAFVTNPICSPSRSAMMIGTHQVKTNSHNHRSNRDVPLDSQFKPFTKLLKDAGYTTILGNHAVMKKGRKIDVNFKHDPIGNWDGKTEFGLFDKYDTFEKEDQPFFAQIQLVVTHRGDWWDEVREKSEHPVDPKTLTLPPYMADDAAIRLDWAKYLDQIEYMDNEVGMIFKELEDKGMADNTVVIFIGDNGRCNIRGKGYLQDPGLRIPFIIYYPKQFKGGEVRKDVVSATDITASIVDFAGIDVPNYMTGKPIFNNNFDRKYVYGARDLWDEIEEKSRAVTSGDWSYIRNDKPEVPYDAEQAYLEFYRPAVHIMRKLYKEGKLNENQKPFFEPTKPNEELYNLKEDPFQLHNLATNEKYKDVLEELRAETVQFDKEMTLVSDTYNPVDVPGQPFVKWFRKEHPKAYQDMQNGVEVGYKKYSQLYKKSLKK; this is encoded by the coding sequence ATGAAATCAATTAAATTAATCACACTAACTACTTGTATTATTCTTACAATATCAGCATGTAAAAAGAATACAGAAAAAGTTGCTCAAGTTGAAGTGAAAAAAGAGCGACCAAATATTATTTGGATCATGGCAGAAGACATGAGTACCGATTTAGAAACGTACGGAATGCCAAATGTAAAAACGCCTCATTTAAACAAAATGGCAAATCAAGGAATTCGTTTTGATAATGCTTTTGTAACCAACCCAATTTGCTCACCAAGTAGGTCTGCGATGATGATTGGTACACATCAAGTAAAGACAAATTCGCACAATCACAGAAGTAACAGGGATGTTCCTTTAGATAGTCAGTTTAAGCCATTCACAAAATTATTAAAAGATGCAGGATACACTACTATTTTGGGTAATCATGCTGTAATGAAAAAAGGTAGAAAAATTGATGTAAACTTTAAACACGATCCAATTGGTAATTGGGATGGAAAAACAGAATTTGGTTTGTTTGATAAGTATGATACTTTCGAAAAGGAAGACCAACCCTTTTTTGCGCAAATTCAGTTGGTAGTTACACACAGAGGAGATTGGTGGGATGAAGTAAGAGAAAAATCGGAACATCCAGTAGATCCAAAAACCTTAACATTACCACCTTATATGGCAGATGATGCTGCAATTCGTTTAGATTGGGCTAAGTATTTAGACCAAATTGAGTACATGGACAATGAAGTGGGAATGATTTTTAAAGAATTGGAAGATAAGGGAATGGCAGACAATACTGTTGTTATTTTTATAGGTGATAATGGTCGTTGTAATATTAGAGGAAAAGGATATTTACAAGATCCAGGATTAAGAATTCCTTTTATTATCTATTACCCAAAACAATTTAAAGGAGGAGAAGTAAGAAAAGATGTAGTTTCTGCAACAGATATAACGGCTTCAATTGTAGATTTTGCAGGAATCGATGTCCCAAACTACATGACAGGGAAACCAATTTTCAATAATAATTTTGATAGAAAATATGTATATGGAGCAAGAGATTTATGGGATGAAATTGAAGAAAAATCAAGAGCTGTAACTTCTGGAGATTGGTCTTATATTAGAAATGACAAACCAGAAGTTCCTTATGATGCAGAACAAGCGTATTTAGAGTTTTATAGACCGGCAGTACATATAATGAGAAAATTGTACAAAGAAGGAAAATTGAATGAAAACCAAAAACCATTTTTTGAGCCTACAAAACCAAACGAAGAATTGTACAATTTAAAAGAAGATCCATTTCAACTACATAATTTAGCTACAAACGAAAAATATAAAGACGTATTAGAAGAATTAAGAGCAGAAACTGTTCAGTTTGATAAAGAAATGACGTTGGTAAGTGACACTTACAATCCGGTTGATGTTCCTGGACAACCTTTTGTAAAATGGTTTCGAAAAGAACACCCAAAAGCGTATCAAGATATGCAAAATGGAGTAGAAGTTGGTTATAAAAAGTATAGCCAGTTGTATAAAAAATCATTAAAAAAATAA
- a CDS encoding glycoside hydrolase family 2 TIM barrel-domain containing protein, which yields MKINFINTLKYSFLLIIAISLTSCQEEANYEAKVNFNKGWQFTKLAKTTDSDAAFSQPNFDATSWESVSLPHTTNIEPQVVNDQWQGIAWYRKSFNVPVNPSKKKVFLELEAAMNFSKIWINGTLVSEHHGGYLPVKVDITNYVEKGNDNVIAVRLDNTDNDITGPKPLKRLDFNMYGGLYRNAWLHFSDKVYISDPVLANKVAGGGVFITYPKVSKAVSEVAIKTHVINEEKEAKEVKIVQSIFYNGTLVKEQLTVKSIGAENDVEVQQIFTLNDAKLWSPKDPNLYQLETKIFIDENEIDAEITNFGIRVFTFDKENQLEINGVKTFLRGVNRHQDYPFIGYALSDNAQYRDAKKIKDGGFDYIRLSHYPQSPAFLDACDELGIVVVDAIMGWQYYNDTDAFREYCYRSASELIRRDRNRPSVLAWEVSLNETKEMTVPFMTELNRITHAEYPGENVYSCGWMDDVYDIYFQARQHRILHPHPLKEGQPYSVSEYGDWEYHSKNAGLNQDNLPNSMRAELSSRQSRANGEERLLNMAFNLQESHNDNLHTVAFSDSYWVMYDYNRGYHPDIEYSGVMDLFRLPKFGYYFYQSQQGTDAAHILKLATFWNEKSPLDVRVFANADEVQLFLNDKLIAIQKPDQNKNTDKLNHPPFTFKVSSFEAGTLKAVGFINGKKVSEDSITTAKEPTKLKIWIDESGKQPQAGVNDVVFCYIAAVDENGTINTDYSEEINVTLTGDLEIMNPDAIKAEAGIATALIRVGNSLNGTVSAEAKDLKSNNYSF from the coding sequence ATGAAGATCAATTTTATAAACACATTAAAATATTCATTTTTACTGATCATTGCCATCAGTTTAACTTCTTGTCAAGAAGAAGCTAATTATGAAGCAAAAGTTAATTTTAATAAAGGTTGGCAGTTTACCAAATTAGCTAAAACCACCGATTCAGATGCAGCTTTTAGTCAACCAAATTTCGATGCAACTTCTTGGGAGTCGGTAAGCTTACCACACACAACAAACATAGAACCACAAGTTGTAAATGACCAATGGCAAGGAATTGCATGGTACAGAAAAAGTTTTAACGTTCCTGTAAATCCATCTAAAAAGAAAGTGTTTTTAGAATTGGAAGCAGCCATGAATTTTTCTAAAATTTGGATAAACGGAACTTTAGTTTCAGAACATCATGGAGGTTATTTACCTGTAAAAGTAGATATTACAAACTATGTAGAAAAAGGAAATGATAACGTAATTGCTGTAAGATTAGACAATACAGACAACGATATTACAGGACCAAAACCATTAAAAAGGTTAGATTTTAATATGTATGGTGGTTTGTATAGAAACGCTTGGTTGCATTTTTCTGATAAAGTATATATTTCAGATCCTGTTTTGGCGAATAAAGTTGCTGGAGGTGGCGTTTTTATAACCTATCCAAAAGTTTCTAAAGCGGTTTCTGAAGTTGCTATAAAAACGCATGTAATCAATGAAGAAAAAGAAGCAAAAGAAGTTAAAATTGTTCAAAGTATCTTTTACAATGGGACTTTGGTAAAAGAACAATTAACTGTAAAAAGCATAGGAGCAGAAAATGATGTAGAAGTGCAACAAATATTTACATTAAACGATGCCAAATTATGGTCGCCCAAAGATCCTAATTTATATCAATTAGAAACGAAGATTTTTATTGATGAGAATGAAATTGATGCAGAAATAACAAATTTCGGAATTAGAGTTTTTACGTTTGATAAAGAAAATCAATTAGAAATTAATGGTGTTAAAACATTTTTAAGAGGGGTAAATCGTCATCAAGATTATCCGTTTATAGGATATGCTTTGTCTGATAATGCACAATATAGAGATGCTAAAAAGATTAAAGATGGTGGTTTCGATTATATCAGATTATCACATTACCCGCAATCTCCAGCTTTTTTAGATGCTTGTGACGAATTGGGTATTGTAGTGGTAGATGCCATTATGGGATGGCAATATTATAATGATACCGATGCTTTTAGAGAGTATTGCTACAGATCTGCATCAGAATTAATTAGAAGAGATAGAAACAGACCTTCTGTTTTGGCTTGGGAAGTTTCTTTAAATGAAACTAAAGAAATGACAGTTCCTTTTATGACAGAATTAAATAGAATTACGCATGCAGAATATCCTGGAGAGAATGTGTATTCTTGTGGATGGATGGATGATGTATATGATATTTATTTTCAAGCACGCCAACATAGAATTTTACATCCACATCCTTTAAAAGAGGGGCAGCCATACTCTGTTTCTGAGTATGGAGATTGGGAATATCATTCTAAAAATGCAGGTTTAAATCAAGATAATTTACCAAACTCTATGAGAGCCGAACTAAGTAGTCGTCAATCTAGAGCTAATGGAGAGGAAAGATTGTTAAACATGGCTTTCAATTTACAAGAATCGCATAATGACAATTTACACACGGTAGCATTTTCAGATAGTTATTGGGTAATGTATGATTATAACAGAGGATATCATCCAGATATTGAATATTCTGGTGTAATGGATCTTTTTAGATTGCCAAAATTCGGATATTATTTTTATCAGAGTCAACAAGGTACAGATGCTGCACATATTTTAAAATTAGCTACTTTTTGGAATGAAAAATCGCCTTTAGATGTGAGAGTATTTGCTAATGCAGATGAGGTTCAATTATTTTTGAATGATAAATTAATTGCGATACAAAAACCAGATCAGAATAAAAATACAGACAAATTAAATCACCCTCCATTTACATTTAAAGTATCTTCTTTTGAAGCGGGAACTTTAAAAGCGGTAGGTTTTATTAACGGAAAAAAAGTATCTGAAGATAGTATTACAACTGCTAAAGAGCCAACTAAATTAAAAATTTGGATTGATGAAAGCGGAAAGCAACCACAAGCAGGAGTTAACGATGTGGTGTTTTGTTATATTGCTGCCGTTGATGAAAACGGAACAATTAACACAGATTATTCAGAAGAGATAAACGTTACTTTAACAGGTGATTTAGAAATTATGAATCCAGATGCTATTAAAGCAGAAGCAGGTATTGCAACTGCATTAATAAGAGTAGGAAATTCTTTAAACGGAACTGTTTCTGCGGAAGCAAAAGATTTAAAATCTAACAATTATAGCTTTTAA
- a CDS encoding family 16 glycosylhydrolase, with translation MIIKRILFLSIPLLLLACGNQKNVTKDASVKSDTKIFPFSDLTNTGNWVLNTDASDEFEDDTIDEDKWYIVGKFKDGKPFYKHPDLPNKKVWKGRAPSQFSGRNYRLEDGKLILETRWEPDFPFSDDVQKPWGKKEGEVAKFENLTTACFIGRKFFKYGYMEIKSKAADAEITSAFWAIGNKTELDIFEQFGDHRQPVKEANGKDRELWWSIHDWSKEGKGKSVYTEHLDYGFRVADDFHVYGIEWNENGLKLYVDGVYKTGATKEQVDAYAKEKGYPNGWVMDGAISIWLDQETFPWHGVPDSKEDLELNSPEGEKEDGVVDFEIEYVRIWQKK, from the coding sequence ATGATTATAAAAAGAATATTATTCCTTAGTATCCCTCTTTTACTGCTAGCTTGTGGTAATCAAAAGAATGTTACAAAAGATGCCTCTGTTAAATCAGATACTAAAATTTTTCCTTTTTCAGACCTAACAAATACAGGTAATTGGGTTTTAAATACGGATGCTTCTGATGAATTTGAAGATGATACAATAGACGAGGATAAATGGTACATTGTTGGGAAGTTTAAAGACGGGAAACCTTTTTACAAGCATCCAGATTTGCCAAACAAAAAAGTTTGGAAAGGGCGAGCTCCATCTCAATTTTCAGGAAGAAATTACCGTTTAGAAGATGGCAAACTAATTTTAGAAACTCGTTGGGAGCCAGATTTTCCTTTTTCTGATGATGTGCAAAAACCTTGGGGTAAAAAAGAAGGTGAAGTTGCTAAATTCGAAAACTTAACAACAGCTTGTTTTATTGGTCGTAAATTCTTTAAATATGGCTATATGGAAATAAAAAGTAAAGCTGCAGATGCAGAAATTACAAGTGCTTTTTGGGCGATAGGAAATAAAACTGAATTAGATATTTTTGAACAATTTGGAGATCATAGACAACCTGTTAAAGAAGCAAATGGAAAAGACAGAGAGCTTTGGTGGTCTATACACGATTGGTCTAAAGAAGGGAAAGGTAAAAGTGTGTATACAGAGCATTTAGATTATGGTTTTAGAGTAGCAGATGATTTTCATGTATATGGAATTGAATGGAATGAAAACGGACTAAAATTATATGTAGATGGAGTATACAAAACCGGCGCAACAAAAGAACAAGTAGATGCGTATGCTAAAGAAAAAGGCTATCCTAACGGTTGGGTTATGGACGGAGCAATTTCTATTTGGTTAGATCAAGAAACGTTTCCTTGGCACGGAGTTCCAGATAGTAAAGAAGACTTAGAATTAAATAGTCCAGAGGGAGAAAAAGAGGACGGAGTTGTAGACTTCGAAATTGAGTATGTAAGAATTTGGCAAAAAAAATAA